A single genomic interval of Rhododendron vialii isolate Sample 1 chromosome 3a, ASM3025357v1 harbors:
- the LOC131319317 gene encoding F-box/kelch-repeat protein At1g80440-like — translation MAMSTEFTELFPNLPEELALECLTRLNYAARCVGALVCRRWRELLLSRDFFYHRKRTGFTQKAAVMVQSIPVQGEIPVRFPSYGLTIYYPESGIWDRVDPVPEYPDGLPLFCQVVSSEGKLVVMGGLDPTSWEPVRDVFVYEFTTGSWTRRRDMPSCRSFFAAAAVDGVVFVAGGHDANKNSLSTAWKYDIWADGWTELPGMNEERDECEGIVVGSEFWVVSGYATQAQGRFMRSAESFGPGTGEWRLAQDAWVVTQSPTTCGGVGAGNGAFVSWAEIDPVVQAVGLVAFGVDMDGWTLETGREHHSGPFGFYHVERKNEGQIGKVVKIEAPEEFSGCARSGGCIEF, via the coding sequence ATGGCGATGTCCACTGAATTCACCGAGCTCTTCCCAAATCTCCCAGAAGAATTGGCTCTCGAGTGCCTGACCCGGCTCAACTACGCGGCCCGCTGCGTCGGTGCCTTGGTCTGCCGCCGCTGGCGCGAGCTCCTCCTCAGCAGGGACTTCTTCTATCACCGAAAACGCACCGGGTTCACCCAAAAAGCTGCCGTTATGGTCCAATCAATCCCGGTTCAGGGAGAAATACCAGTTCGCTTCCCGAGCTACGGGTTGACGATATACTACCCGGAGAGCGGGATTTGGGACCGGGTCGACCCTGTTCCGGAGTACCCAGATGGGCTTCCCCTGTTCTGTCAGGTGGTGAGCTCTGAAGGAAAACTAGTGGTCATGGGCGGGTTGGACCCGACGAGTTGGGAACCGGTCCGGGACGTGTTCGTGTATGAGTTCACGACTGGGAGCTGGACTCGGCGCAGGGACATGCCTTCCTGCCGATCATtcttcgccgccgccgccgtcgaCGGAGTGGTGTTCGTCGCCGGCGGGCACGACGCGAACAAGAACTCGTTGAGCACCGCTTGGAAGTACGACATTTGGGCGGATGGATGGACTGAGCTACCCGGGATGAACGAGGAGCGCGACGAATGCGAAGGGATTGTGGTCGGCTCTGAGTTTTGGGTGGTGAGCGGGTACGCCACCCAGGCCCAAGGCAGGTTTATGAGGAGCGCCGAGTCGTTCGGACCCGGCACGGGAGAGTGGAGGTTAGCCCAGGACGCGTGGGTGGTGACTCAGTCCCCGACGACGTGCGGCGGTGTGGGGGCTGGGAATGGAGCGTTCGTAAGTTGGGCCGAAATTGACCCGGTTGTGCAGGCCGTGGGCCTCGTTGCATTTGGGGTCGATATGGATGGTTGGACGTTGGAAACCGGGCGGGAACACCATAGTGGGCCTTTCGGGTTTTACCATGTGGAGCGGAAGAACGAAGGGCAGATTGGTAAAGTGGTGAAGATCGAAGCCCCTGAGGAGTTCTCTGGATGCGCTCGATCGGGGGGTTGTATTGAATTCTga